In Fragaria vesca subsp. vesca linkage group LG5, FraVesHawaii_1.0, whole genome shotgun sequence, the genomic stretch ATAAGTTGTGACTAAGAGCGCCGAGAAACTCGTAAGAAATCCCAAACGTGGACCATAAGTACTAGAAGCTGCGACAGTGAGACTTAAAACCCTCATCAAAAACCCTAAGCGGTTCTAGACCCTTCTTCTCTATCACTTTAAAATAAACCCAACACCACTCTCTGCACATTCCCACCGTCTTTCTCACTCTCTGTTTCTCTCTTGCTCTGCTCTCTGCTCTGTCGCTATGTATCGCCTCGCTTCAAGCCTCGCTTCCAAAGCTCGGTACTTTACTTCTCCCCCAACCCTTTATTCAATCTCCTCTCTTCTGGGTTCTTTTCATTTTTCTTTATTTCCAATTGTACGCATTAGTCCTCAGAAAATGTAATGTACAGTTCTTCGATTCAATCTTTTCCAATGTTTGATTCTTTTATTTGTTTATTGGATTTCAGGGGTATTAGGAACAATGCCCAGCAGGTTGGTTTTGATTGAAGAAGCAATACAAGGCTCTTCTTTGTTTTGTTCTGTTTGAGAATCTCTGTTTTTATAGAATGTCTGTTTTCTGATGGGTTTGTTTTTGTGGGTTTCAGATTGGTGGTAGGTTGAATTGGAGCAGAAACTATGCAGCGAAAGATATTAGATTTGGCGTGGACGCCCGAGCCCTCATGCTCAGTGGCATTGAAGATCTTGCCGATGCTGTTAAAGTTACAATGGGTCCTAAGGTGTTCTTCCACATCCCCATTATTTTGTGCTACTGCTCTGTTATATTTGTATGATGTTTAAGTTATCTGTGTTGTGCTTTGATCTCGGAAAGGACTGGGAATTTTTATTTTGCTCAATCAGGGTTTATGATCAATTCAATTGTTTTATTTTTCTGATAAATGTCTTTGTTGGATTTGTGGTTTTTGGTGATTCTGATAGTATGTATGCTTATGGATCCGGTGACATGGATCTCCATTGGTGCATTTTGCCCATATATTTGATGATATGTGGATCGGAATTTATTGGTTCCTCAATTCTTGTAGTATAAATATTTAGTAAACATGAATTGAGAGTGGGCGAAGCCTTCCAAAATATGTAGTGTAGATTTCCAGTGAATCTTCAAGTAAGTGACTGATATGACTCTACTTTTTTTGTTAAAGGGGCGTAATGTGGTTATTGAGCAAAGCTTTGGCGCACCCAAAGTGACAAAAGATGGTGTAACAGTTGCAAAAAGCATTGAGTTTAAGGATAAAGTTAAGAACGTCGGAGCTAGCCTCGTAAAACAGGTTGCTAATGCCACAAATGATGTAGCTGGTGATGGTATGCCCTATCCTCTAACATGGGATTTCACTCATTGTTCCATATACTCTAGGCCAACTGATGCATCCTTAGATTCTACACTTTTTTTTTCTTTTAAATGAATTGGTTCTCATGTAATGTGTCACTGGTACTGTTAAACTCCAACTTCGGAATGTGTATTCACTGGTTTGTATATAGGTACCACTTGTGCCACGATCCTGACCAGAGCTATCTACACTGAAGGATGCAAGTCAGTTGCTGCTGGTATGAATGCCATGGACCTAAGACGTGGTATTACCATGGCAGTTGATTCTGTTGTAACTAACTTGAAGAGCAGAGCCAGAATGATCAGCACTTCTGAAGAGATAGCACAGGTTTGTTATTGTGTTGAATTTTGGTTCTTCCTTATAATTCATGCTTTGTTTTGCATCTAAATTCCTTTGGTTAATGCATAGGTTGGAACAATATCGGCAAATGGCGAGAGAGAAATCGGTGAATTGATTGCAAAGGCCATGGAGAAGGTTGGCAAGGAGGGAGTAATCACGATTGCTGTAAGTTACATATCTGCCAGTTTTAAGTAATTGGCTTTTGGTCTCTATTAAGGCATGCCCACTCCTAGTGGGGATTGAATGATAGTATCATACCCATCCTTTGATACTATGGGTTAATTTTTACAGGATGGCAAAACATTGTATAATGAGTTGGAGGTTGTTGAGGGCATGAAGCTAGACAGAGGCTATATATCTCCTCATTTCATCACCAACCCAAAAAATCAAAAATGTGTAAGTTTACACGTTTGAATCAGCTAGTACTTTTTGTAGTCTCACAGAAGTATCTTGTTAACCTGCTGGCAAAGTTGAAAGGTTTTGATACTAATTGAATTACTCATGTCCATATTCATGTGTATGTGCTGACAGGAACTGGAAGATCCTCTAGTTCTAATCCATGAGAAGAAAATCTCAAATATTAATGCTGTCATTAAAGTATTGGAGCTGGCTTTGAAGGCAAGCATCTAAATTCTCTTTGATAATATTTGCAAGTCTTTGCTTTGATATTCAGTTAACAACTTTCTCTTCTATCATTCAGAAGCAAAAGCCTTTGCTGATTGTCGCAGAAGATGTGGAAAGTGATGCACTTGCAACACTTATATTAAATAAGCTTCGTGCTGGAATCAAGGTTCGTGTCTATTGCTTCAGTTATTTAGGTTTGATCTTGTTTTCCTATGTGGTTTAGTTCCATATGTTTGGATGTCAGCATTTTCTTATAGAATGGCTATTGCTTCCTACAGGTCTGTGCAATCAAAGCCCCTGGTTTCGGTGAAAATAGGAAATCCAATATGCAGGATCTTGCAGTTCTCACTGGTGGCACTGTAAGTTTCTTTTTCATGCTTGGCTTTCTAGTTCATAATTGTGTACTACTTTCCTGACCCTATCCATCATATTTTTCTAAAACCATAACTGACTACGTTTACTTTGTATCTTAGGTTATTACTGAAGAGCTGGGTTTGAACCTTGAAAAAGTGGATATGGATATGCTTGGAACTTGCAAAAAGGTAAGCTTTGGTATAAAAAAAATTATGTGCTTTGGCAGTCTTACCATGACAAGCAGTCCTTTTGTGTAAATATCTAAATGTAGAACTGTTCTGATTAAAGGAATTCCCCTAATCGTGATATTCTGTATAGTGCTGGGTTGCCTTTATTCTCCTACTGATTGGATGAGTGTTTCAGGTCACCATTTCAAAAGATGACACTGTAATTCTTGACGGTGCTGGTGACAAGAAGGCACTTGAGGAAAGATGTGAACAGGTTTGTCTTCTTGTGATTTATGAAAACTAAGATATAGTTTTTGCAGTCACCCGTCATTTAGTCCTTAACCATAACTCTATTGTATTCTGCGAACAGATTCGGTCTGCAATTGAAGCAAGCACTTCCGATTATGACAAAGAGAAATTACAAGAGAGACTGGCAAAACTTTCTGGTGGTGTTGCTGTGTTGAAGGTCTGCTACTCTCTGATATGTTCTCACTTATATTCTATGTCTAGTAAATTCAATACCTCATTTTATCTTGAACCAAAAAATATGATTAAAAAAAAAGTTGTACTTCAAGTTTAGTTTCTTCACCTTGTATTTATTAAGCATTCTTGGTAAGTTTAATTGTGGATAACATTTGAGGTTGAATTTACCTGTTCTGCAGATTGGAGGAGCCAGTGAAGCTGAAGTTGGTGAGAAGAAGGATAGGGTTACTGATGCCCTAAATGCCACCAAAGCAGCTGTTGAAGAGGGTATTGTACCAGGTATTTTGTTCCTGCAATTTGTGTTCATTTTCTTATCAACTCGTCACTATATAAGCCATATAATCTATTGCATAAAGCAGCTTTCTATACAAGCCATATAATCTATTTGTCCGGATATTTCTGACAAATCATCTTATCATGTTCTTCCCTTTGCAGGTGGCGGTGTTGCACTCCTCTATGCAGCTAAAGAGTTGGACAAACTTTCAACTGCTAACTTCGATCAGAAGATTGGAGTTCAGATTATTCAGAATGCTCTAAAGGTTTGTATATTTTGATAGTCTCTTAAGTTTGACTTCTATGAGTAACCTTTTGAATTAACGTTCATGAGCCAAGTTTGTCTTTTAATCCTTGCAGGCACCTGTCCACACAATTGCTTCTAATGCGGGAGTTGAAGGAGCTGTTATTGTCGGTAAGCTCTTGGAGCAAGATGACCCTGATCTGGGATATGATGCAGCTAAAGGTAATAAATGGTTCCACGCCATCTAAAATGTTGCTGGAAATTGTTATCTCCTCTCACTGATTAGGTTGATTTTCGTTTCATTTTGCTTTCCAGGTGAATATGTTGATATGGTCAAAGCTGGAATAATAGACCCATTGAAAGTAATTAGGACTGCTTTAGTGGATGCTGCAAGGTAAGCTGGAGAGCTCCTGAATCCTTTGCTGTTATTTAGTCAGTATCACCTCTGATTCCTCGTTGATTGATTTTTATTGGCCTTCTGTGCAGTATTTCATCTTTGCTGACAACTACTGAAGCTGTCGTAGTTGAACTTCCTAGTGACAAGGAGACCCCGGCAATGGGCGGTGGTATGGGTGGCATGGGTGGTATGGATTATTGAGAACTGCCCCATTCCAAACTCATTTTAGAGTAACTGGAGTGTAAAACTAGCATCAGAGTGTTTACTACATTGCTTAGAGTTGTTTGGGTCGCAAGTCATTGAGTTTTTTGGGTCTGAAGGTGTAGTCATAGTGAGGATCAGTGTGTAGGTAGATCCTGTAATACAGGACAGAGAAGTTGTTTCTGGGAAGAATCTCAAACTAAATGTACGCATCTAATTCTTTTCAAATAAAAACTTTTCTTCCTTGATTTCTTTCGTATCTTAGGTTGGTAGGGGTGATCTTTCTTCTTCGGCATCTTGTTTCTGCATTTAGGCATTATAAGGGGCATATCCATGTGTTGGATGAGTTTCTTTTTTGGTCTGAATTTTCTGTTTTCATCAAAGAGCAACTGCAGTTCTGGTCAGTTCCTCTGAGGTCAGAGATATGTTTCTGCCTCGTAAACCTGAAATGATTCTTAGCATGCCTTTGGGCCTTTGGTCTGCGGCTCTACGCCGGAAAAGCTTGTGTGGCATCATACCAAGAACGGAGTGTTCAGCGTCAAATCTGGTTGTTGGGTAGCAAGTACTACTGTGGCCTGTTCTAGTACTGGAGCAAATATGGAGGCTTCGTATAAGGTCTGGAGGTCGATTGTGCCACACAAATTGAAGGTATTCTTATGGAGAGCTATCAACAGTTTCCTCCCCTGTACGCAAAACCTGGTAAGAAGAAAAATCATGGCCGAGTCTTGTTGGCAATGTGGCAATTTAATAGAATCAGTTAGTTATTCATATATTATGGGATGGAAAATTCTAGTGTGCAGCACTGCATACTATGCAGATCCTACTAGAAGACAGGATAGCTGAGGTTACCTAGAACTTTTGCAGAAAATCCAACCGGAAAACCTCTCTAGCCAGTTTTTATCTTTTGTAATTTTTACTTTTAAGTTTATCATGCATTTTACCTTTAATAAAAAAATTAAAAAATATTTGACGGAGCATGATGGGCCTAAGATTTTGAATTTGTTTATCATAATTCAAGTATATAAATTTATCCTCTTACTTGAAGGTAAATAGTTAAGTTTTCAATCAGTAAATCAATTGCTACAGTAACAAAATTAGAATTTTTAGCAGAAGCTAAACTATCTTATAAAAAATTGCAAGAAGAAAGAAAAAAATTACGAAAACTAAAAAAAAAAAAAAGAACAAGCTTCTTAGAAGTATAAAAAATTATTGGGATATTATCTTTCAATTACAACAAAGGATATACGAGTCAAGAGTAGAAATTGAAGTTCTTTAAGAAACTTTTGAAGAAGACCAAAAACCTCTTGATATTTTGAGCATCGGTTAGATCTGCCCTAGCTGGTATCAGAGCCTGCTTGGCTCAAAAGCAGGTGACAAAAGGCTTATGCCACAAAGTTGGCTTCTCTCGACTAACAAAAGAGAATCCATATTAAAGAATTATCAGTCTTTTTGTACTACAAAAGGAACTGATAAGTGGAAAGTGTGCTTTCATTCAAGGCACATACAAGAAAATCAATACTCCATTAAATATATTTGTAGAGTACTAAATACTCTATACGACGAACATATTCACCTCCAAAAGGAGATTGGAGTAGAAGAGTTTGATCCCTCAAGACCAAGCTTAATCGAGTTCCTAGATCATTTATCCAGGAATAAGACCTCTGAAAAGGTTTTAGAACAACTCGAGAGATTTAATCTTAGGATTAATCAACTTGATGAAATAAATTTAAAAATTGCCAAGCTTGAAATCAAGCTAGATTACCTTAAAGAAAAACAATATCTAATAGATATTGAAAAGAAATTAGTTCGTACTGAAAATCTTGCTAACAATATTCATCAGCAAGTAGTAGAACTAAGAAATACTCGAGAAAACAAAACGCTTTTAGAAACTCTCATTACCAGAATAAGATGAATCAGAGAGTAGATCTAAAAGTAAAACAGGAAGGTGTTAAAGCTACTGGCTTTCATCAACCTATAAAAAGGTTGACGAGAATGTAGAGGCAATAATTCTTCAGCAGAATTATAACATCGCTTATCTCCAAGAGATAGGTATTGACCTCGAAGTTCAATTTCGAGAGTTACATAATAGAATCTCTAGTCTACAAAAAACTGTAGAAAAAAATGAAGGAAGAAGCAAATTTTGAAAAAATAGATGAAGAATCACTAGCTCAAAATGTAGCTAGTAAAATCATCATAAACTCTCCACCCCTACCAATGGGAGAAAATAGACTAAGGTTTAGTGAACCAAAGCTACTTGAATGGAAATCCTTAAAACCATCTACCAAGAGAGACATGAAGATGCTAAGTAGAATTCTCAGCAAAAGAAACACAGCTCCAGTTCAACTGATAAACGCTCAAGAATTTAAGTATAATGAAATCGAATCTAGTGTAAGAGAAGCATCTGCCCCTAGATTTAGATTTAACGAGATCTATAAGAAAGGATCTTTCCTTATGGATTCGCATAGATTCAAAATTCTTGAATTAACCGTTCTAACCACAGGAGGAGAAACAGATATTAGGCTGATAAATCCAAAAGAAGTAAGTGAAGCATTCCAGAAAAAATATTCCTATATGCATATTGGTGCAGTTCAAGTAGGAATAAAACTTTTAGCCAAAGATGGTATTGACTGTTCTGTTCTATGTATCTTACAAGATGATAGAATAACAGACTTCAAGAAAAGTCTGTTAGGGACAATAGAAGCTTCTTTGTGCAACCAAGTTGCATATTTCAATGTTTTTCCAAACTTCACAACGCATCTCAAATATGCTGCTCACTGTCTAAGATTGAGAATCAAGATAGATGGGATTTCTATGAAAAAAGGAATGATGGAACTGGCGATAGATTATTGCATTTATTATAAGTTGATGAACCCAAATGTAACTCCTAATACCAGGTTTCTAAATAACCTTGGAATTACTACATCTGTTCTCACCAATCCAAAAAATAATTCCCAACAAAAGCATGTCACAAAGTGGCATGAAGTAACATTCCCAAGAGAATGGAATCTGACCCCTCCAGTCAGACAGCTTGAGAGCTCCAATGCTTCAGTTTATGAAGATATGAGAGGAAAATCAGCTTACAATTTCATAGGCACTCTTTTGCAAACTATGAAGAAGCCAGTACCTATGAAACTAAAACAGTTTATAATGAAGAATCCCTAGAAGAAGAGGATACTAAAAGACCTATGAGAATGTTTCAAGCAAGGGAATTAAGAGAATTATATGCACAAGCTGAGACTTGTGATTCTCCAGAAGAACAAGAGAAGATCATCAAAGAAATTTCTCAAGTTCAACTTGGAAAGAAATAGAGGAAGATTCTTCCTTATCAAGCGGCAAAAGACGAACCAGAACAGTTAGGAGTATCAATGGATACAGATGGTGAAAGACAGACACCTCCTGGTGATGGTCATACTATAATACAGAACAACACCAACAATCCTACAAAGATTATTCGGGAAAAGAATATTAAGCTTCTAAAAGGACAGGCTCCTACAGGAAGATATGGAGAACGAAGTTCCCAGAAATATATCCCTACAGAACCCAAATGGGGACAATCAGTGTCCGAAAGAGGGGTTTATCTAGATTTGGACCAGGTAGGAGATAAAATAAAAGCAATAGACAACTGGGTTGCTAGTTTAAAGCTAACTCAGGCTCTAGTGTTATCCAAATATGCCTACGAGGAAGCTCATGCTTACTATGAGTCTACCTTAACTGGAATAGTCAAGAAATGGTACCAGTCTTTCAAGAGAAGCTCTCAATGGACTGATTGGGCAGCAAAAATGGCTCAGACTAATAGTCCTTTAGATTTTGCAGTTCCCATCTATGCACAATTCTGCGGAGATATCACCAGACATAGTGAGCAATCTAAAGAAAGAGCCAAAGCAAATATTCAAAAATTGAGTATTTGTAACATGAGGTATTTCGAAGAATATACCAATGAGTTTCAAAACTACTACTGCACCATCAGAGACATTGAAAATAATGATCTCATCAGAACATATTACAGAAAATTACCAGAACCCTGGAACGATGCAGTAGCACAATCATTAGAAGAAAACCCCCTTCAGTATTTTACTGTTGGAGGAATAGCAGAAAGAGTTAGGGATCTCCTAAGAAAACAATGTACAGAGAATAGAAAATCCAATACTGCCAAAAAACAACTCAGAGGAGTTGAAAACATGTGTCCAAAGATTTTGGATACCCCGACACAATGGGGATGCCATGTTTTGAAAAAGAAATACAGAAGAAAAATCTCTAGTAGCAAGCAAAAAAACAATTTCGCTTCTAAAAAGAAGTATAAGTTCAGAAAAAGTTCTGGTTATCAGAAAAGACAATCTTCTCAAACTTCTCCAAGAAAGAAATTTTTCAGAAGAAAAAAGAAACCAGATTCTGGTTCTAGAGAAGCAAAGAAGTGCAGATGTTGGCTCTGCAAGGCAAAAGAACATTATGCGAATGAGTGTCCGAAAAAGGATAAAAGAACTTCAAAAGTCTTACTGGCTGAATATGAAGAAGCCATAGATTATGCTAATCTAAAAGGCTTTGAAGTTGTTTATTCTGATGAAGAGAATGAATCAGTATATTCTCTTGAGTACCCATCAGATAGTGAAACATAAAGTGCTTCAGAAGGTTCTGAAGAAGATGAAGAA encodes the following:
- the LOC101310416 gene encoding chaperonin CPN60-2, mitochondrial-like; protein product: MYRLASSLASKARGIRNNAQQIGGRLNWSRNYAAKDIRFGVDARALMLSGIEDLADAVKVTMGPKGRNVVIEQSFGAPKVTKDGVTVAKSIEFKDKVKNVGASLVKQVANATNDVAGDGTTCATILTRAIYTEGCKSVAAGMNAMDLRRGITMAVDSVVTNLKSRARMISTSEEIAQVGTISANGEREIGELIAKAMEKVGKEGVITIADGKTLYNELEVVEGMKLDRGYISPHFITNPKNQKCELEDPLVLIHEKKISNINAVIKVLELALKKQKPLLIVAEDVESDALATLILNKLRAGIKVCAIKAPGFGENRKSNMQDLAVLTGGTVITEELGLNLEKVDMDMLGTCKKVTISKDDTVILDGAGDKKALEERCEQIRSAIEASTSDYDKEKLQERLAKLSGGVAVLKIGGASEAEVGEKKDRVTDALNATKAAVEEGIVPGGGVALLYAAKELDKLSTANFDQKIGVQIIQNALKAPVHTIASNAGVEGAVIVGKLLEQDDPDLGYDAAKGEYVDMVKAGIIDPLKVIRTALVDAASISSLLTTTEAVVVELPSDKETPAMGGGMGGMGGMDY